The Pseudomonas sp. R4-35-07 nucleotide sequence AGCACCTATGAGCAGCATCAAGAAGTGGACCAATATCAACGGCGTCGGCAACCACGACCTGGCCCCTGGCGAGATCGCCACCCACAGCGAAGCCATCAACGGGCAAGTGCGGTTTGTCGGCACCTTTCTCAGCACCATCCCCTTTGCGCGCAAATACGGCGTGCTGGAGTCCCCCCTGGAACTGTGGATCGAGAACTCCACCATCTGCAGCGTGGCCAGCGAGGTGCCGGGGCTGGCGGATGACTTCAACAAGTACCTCAACGCCAACCCGTCCAACCGCCGTGTGGAGGAATTGGGGATTGGCACCAATGAAGGCGTGAAGGATTTGTATGCGCGCAACGCAGGCTTTGAAGAGCGCCATTGCGGCTTGCACCTGGGGTTGGGTGGCGGACAGAAAGGCAGCCATCACCTGGATTTGATCTTTGCCAGCGGCGTGTTGGCGCTGGATGACAAGCCGGTGTTTGATGGAACGTTTGCCTTTTGAGCAAAGGACTCGAAAACACTGGAGACCCAAATGTGGGAGGGGGCTTGCTCCCGATTGCGGTGGTTCAGCCGATGCTTATGCAAGCTGATACACCGCTATCGGGAGCAAGCCCCCTCCCACAATTGAGCGCATTTCAAATTTAAATCAAAAAAAACGCCAACCCGAAGGTTGGCGTTTTTTTGTGCAGCGCTTAAGACATCACTGCGGCTTCTTGCGACCAAACCCAGGACGCTGGCCGGAACCGGCCGGCGCGCCACGGCGCTTGCCCGATGGCTCGTCCGCCACCAGTTTCGGCCCAGGGCGCTTGTTAGCCGCGGGCTTGGCTGGACGCTTGGTGCTGGCGTTGTCGGCGGGACGCTCCGCTTCACCACGGTTGCTGCGACCACCGGTCGGCGCTGGGCGCGGCGTGCGCGGAGCACGCTCACCTTCCTGACGCGATGGCGCGGTTGGACGACGCTCACCTTCGATCTGCGGCTCACGCGAGATGCGACCACCAGTGGCCGGAGCGTTCAACGCCGGGCGCACGGTGCGCGCAACACGTTCGGTACGGGCCACCGGGCGCGACGACTTACGCTGCATACGCTCAAGCTTGTCTTTGCTCTTGGCGTTCATCTGCGGCATGGCCACCGGCGTCAGGCCAACTTCGGCACTGAGAATGTCGACTTCGTACTGGCTCATTTCGCGCCAGCGGCCCATCGGCAGGTCGGAGTTCAGGAACACCGGGCCGAAACGCACGCGCTTGAGGCGGCTGACCACCAGGCCCTGGGATTCCCAGAGGCGACGCACTTCGCGGTTACGGCCTTCCATCACCACGCAGTGGTACCAGTGGTTGAACCCTTCGCCACCTGGCGCCTGCTTGATGTCGGTGAACTTGGCCGGGCCGTCTTCCAGCACCACGCCGGCCTTGAGGCGTTCGATCATCTCGTCATCGACTTCACCCCGCACACGCACGGCGTATTCACGGTCCATCTCGTAGGACGGGTGCATCAGGCGGTTGGCCAACTCACCGTCGGTGGTGAACATCAGCAGGCCCGTGGTGTTGATGTCGAGGCGACCGATGTTGATCCAGCGGCCCTCTTTGGGCTTGGGCATCTTGTCGAACACGGTCGGACGGCCTTCCGGGTCGTCACGGGTGCAGATCTCGCCATCGGGCTTGTTGTACATGATCACACGGCGTACCGATTCGGCCGCCTCTTCACGCTTGATGACTTTGCCATCGATGGTGATTGCATCGTGCAGGTCGACGCGCTGGCCAAGGGTGGCCTCGACGCCGTTGACCTTGATGCGCTTCTGGGTGATCCAGGCTTCGACGTCGCGGCGCGAGCCCACGCCGATACGCGCCAGCACCTTTTGCAGTTTTTCGCCTGCTGGGCCGATTTCCTGGCTGTCGTTCTGGTCTTTGTCGTTCATCTTAAGCACCTCCCGGTGGGTCGATTCAGGCGTGGCCTGAAGAGTGTTGAAAGCGGGGCTTTGGCCGAATAGCTCGGCAAAGGGTCGCGAATCATACGCGCATGCTGCGCGTTGCGCATCAGAGACTAGCCGATCCAGGCACAATCATTTGCTTTTCCGCCGGCCGGTGGCACCCAGGGCCAGCAGGCGCAGCTCGGCTTCGGCCAGCACCGTGCGCTTGTCGACTTTGTCGAGTTTCTTCCAGGCACGGATTTCGCGCTTGCTGCGGCCACAGCCGACGCAGATGTCGTCGTTGAACTTGCAGATGCTGATGCAGGGGTCTTTGGTGGAAGTCATCGCTAAGGCTCTCGTTCCCACGCTTCGCGTGGTAATGCATCCCGTGACGCTCCGCGTCACAGCGGACGCGGAGCGTCCAAGGCGACATTCCCACGCGGAGCGCGGGAACGATCATTGCGTCAGTCTTCGAATTGGCGGCGTTCGTTTTCGATGGCCTCGGCCAGCGCCCGGGCTTCGTCTTCCTCATCGCTCAACGGCGGCTGTTCGAGGGCGGCGACGGCGGCCAGCAGTTTTTCCCGGGCATCGGCAACACCGAGGATGTCTGCTTCGACGTCAGGCTCGGGCTCAACATTCACCTGAATCTCAGGCTCTACGGCGCCATCGCGCAGCACATCATCAAAATCGGTCTTGATGCCCTGCTCCATGTCGTCCAGTTCCAACAGCAACGTATGGAAACTGGTTTCGTCTTTCGGCTCTTCCGGCTCGGCGCTGGCGTCGGCCAGTTCCTGCAAGCTGGCCGGTACCGGCGCGTCGTCGAAGTCGAGCACCGGTTCGGCTTCCATCTCGCGCAGTTCGGCCAAGGGCGGCAGGTCGTCGAGGTTTTTCAGGTTGAAGTGGTCGAGGAACACCTTGGTGGTGGCGAACATCGCCGGTTTGCCCGGCACGTCACGGTAGCCGACGATGCGGATCCACTCGCGCTCCAGCAACGTCTTGACGATATGGCTGTTGACCGCCACGCCCCGCACATCTTCGATCTCGCCCCGAGTGATCGGCTGGCGATAGGCGATCAACGCCATGGTCTCCAGCATCGCCCGTGAATAACGCTGCGGGCGTTCTTCCCACAAGCGCCCCACCCAAGGGGAAAATTTCTCGCGGATCTGCAGGCGATAACCCGACGCCACTTCACGCAATTCAAAGGCGCGACCGTCACAGGATTTGCGCAGGATCTCCAGCGCCTTCTTGAACACCGGCGGTTCGGGACGTTCGGCCTCTTCAAAGAGTTCGAACAGGCGCTCCAAAGATTGCGGCTTGCCCGAGGCCAGGAGAAAAGCTTCCAGCAAGGGTGCCAGTTCGCGGGGTTCAGTCAGATTCATCGATTCAGCTCGTTATTCGGCTCGCGCCCGCACATGGATAGCCGCAAACGGCTCATTCTGGACCAGCTCGACCAAGGACTCCTTGACCAGCTCCAGGATCGCCATGAAAGTCACCACCACGCCCAGGCGCCCTTCCTCTGCGGTGAACAGCTCGACAAACGGCACAAACCCGCCGCCCTTGAGACGCTCCAGCACATCGCTCATGCGCTCGCGGGTGGACAGGGCTTCGCGGCTGACCTGGTGGCTTTCGAACATATCGCCACGGCGCAGCACCTCGGCCATGGACATCAGCAACTCTTCCAGGCTCACGTCGGGCAACAGTTTGCGCGCTCGGGCTTCCGGGGCATCCAGCTTGGGCACCACCACATCGCGGCCTACCCGGCTCAAACCGTCGATCCCTTCGGCGGCCGCCTTGAAGCGCTCGTATTCCTGCAGGCGGCGGATCAGTTCGGCGCGCGGGTCATCTTCTTCGGCCTCGACCGTCTCCGCGCGCGGCAGCAGCATGCGCGACTTGATCTCGGCGAGCATGGCAGCCATCACCAGGTATTCGGCGGCCAGCTCCAGGCGCACCGACTGCATCAATTCGACATAGCCCATGTACTGCCGGGTGATTTCCGCCACGGGAATATCGAGGATGTTGATGTTCTGTTTGCGGATCAGGTACAGCAGCAGGTCCAGCGGGCCTTCGAAGGCTTCAAGGAAGACTTCCAGGGCGTCCGGCGGGATGTACAGGTCCAGGGGCATTTCCAGGACTGCCTGGCCATAGACCATCGCGAAGGGCAGTTCCTGCTGGGCCCCCGCCTGGGAATCGACGGTTTCCACGACCGACATTCAGGCCTCGACCATGAACGGCGTCGGGTCGCCGCACCCTACACGCACCACTTGCGGCTCGCCATCGGCCAGGTTGATCACGGTGGAGGCCTTGTTGCCGCCGTAGCCACCGTCGATGATCAAGTCGACATGTTTCTCCAACAGGCGGCGCATTTCGTAAGGGTCATACAGCGGCTCGGTTTCGCCGGGCAGGATCAGCGACACGCTCATCAGCGGCTCGCCCAGTTCGGCCAGCAGCGCCAGGGCGATCGGGTGCTCCGGCACGCGCAGGCCGATGGTGCGTTTTTTCGGGTGCAGTAACAGGCGCGGCACTTCGCGGGTGGCGTTGAGAATGAAGGTGTACGGCCCAGGCGTATGGGCCTTGAGCAAGCGGAAGGTGCCGGTGTCGACCTTGGCGAACAGCCCAAGCTGGGACAAGTCGCTGCAGATCAGCGCAAAGTTGTGCTTGTCATCCAGTTGGCGCAGGCGTCTTACGCGCTCGACCGCGCCCTTGTCGCCGATCTGGCAACCGATGGCGTAGGACGAATCAGTTGGATAGATCACCACGCCGCCGGCGCGAATGATTTCCACGGCCTGTTTGATCAGGCGCGCCTGGGGGTTTTCCGGATGAATCTGGAAGAATTGACTCACGAGCTCTACCTGTTCAGACGGTGGCAATAATGGGGTCATGCTTGAATCGCCCCCACAACAGCGGCAGGTCTTGCGGAACCTGGCGATACTCGCCGATCTCGGACCAGCCGCCTGGGCCATGAAAATCACTGCCGGCACTGACCAGCAGACCAAATTCGCGGGCAAGGATCGCCAGGCTGCCGACCTGATCGGCGGGTTGATGCCCGTTGACCACTTCGATCGCGTGGCCGCCCGCTCCAATATAGTCACTGATCAGCTTGCGGCGCTTGCTGCGGGTGAAATCGTAATGCCAGGGATGCGCCAGGCTGACCCAGGCCCCGGCGGCCCGCAGGGTCTGCACGGTGTCCTCCAGGGTCGGCCAATGTTGCTTCACATCGCCCAACTTGCCCGCGCCCAACCATTTACGGAAGGCTTCGGCGCGGTCCTTGACGAAACCTGCCTGCACCATCCAGTCGGCGAAGTGCGGACGGGCCGGTGCATTACCGCTGTCGCCCAACGCCTGCTGGATAGCCCGAGCGCCGTCGAGGGCGCCCGGCATGCCTTTGAGGCTGAGCTTGCGGCTTATTTCTTCGGACCGCAGCCAGCGGCCATCGTGCAATCGGGCGATGGCCGCCACCAGGGCCGGGGCGTTTTGCTCGAAACCGTAGCCGAGCACATGAATGGTGGCGCCGCCCCAGGTACAGGACAATTCCACGCCGTTGACCAGCTGCATGCCCAAGGCCTGGGCCGCCGTGCGGGCCTCATCGAGGCCTTCGAGGGTGTCGTGGTCGGTCAACGCGAGGACTCGCACGCCTTTTTCAAACGCACGCGCAACCAGTACCGCGGGCGCCAAGGCGCCGTCGGAGGCCGTGCTGTGGCAGTGCAAATCAACATTCACGGGAGTGTGTAACCTCAAGTCAGCTGGCGCTATCGCAACCAAGGATGTTTGTTATTATGCCGCCACATCCAGCTTCTGGCTCTTACTGTGAAACAATTCATCGACTTCATCCCGCTGTTGCTGTTTTTCATCGTTACCAAACTCGACCCCAGGGTCATCGACATCGCCGGTCACGAGCTCTCGTTCGGCGGCATCTACAGCGCCACCGCCGTGCTGATCATCAGCTCCATCGTGGTGTACGGCGCCATCTTCATCTCCCAGCGCAAGCTGGAAAAAAGCCAATGGCTGACCCTCATCGCCTGCCTGGTGTTCGGCGGCCTGACCCTGGCCTTCCACAGCGAAACCTTCCTCAAATGGAAAGCCCCGGTGGTCAACTGGCTGTTCGCCCTGGTGTTCATCGGCAGCCACTTCATTGGTGATCGCCTGCTGATCAAGCGGATCATGGGCCACGCGCTGACCCTGCCGGACCCGATCTGGGTGCGCCTGAACGTGGCCTGGATCGTGTTTTTCATCTTCTGCGGTGCCGCCAACCTGTTCGTGGCCTTCACCTTTCAGGAATACTGGGTCGACTTCAAGGTGTTCGGCAGTCTGGCCATGACCCTGCTGTTCCTGGTCGGCCAAGGTATCTACCTGTCGCGTCACCTGCATGACTCTGCCGCCACCACGCCGAAAACCGAGGACTGACATGCTCTACGCCATCATTGCCACCGATGTTGCCAACTCGCTGGAAAAACGCCTGAGCGTGCGCCCGGCCCACGTCGAGCGCCTCAAGCAGCTGCAAACCGAAGGCCGCATCGTACTGGCCGGCCCGCACCCGGCCACCGACAGTAACGAGCCGGGCGAAGCGGGTTTCACTGGCAGCCTGATCGTTGCCGAGTTCGCCTCCCTGGCCGATGCCCAGGCGTGGGCCAAGGCTGATCCTTATGTGGCGGCGGGCGTCTACGCCGATGTCGTGATCAAGCCGTTCAAGCAAGTCCTGCCGTGACCCCGGTGGCGCCGAACCCAAACGGTTCGGCGCCAACCCGCTGGCTCATCATTCCCGGTAACCTGCCGACAACGTTCTGAATATCCGTGTGGAATCAGGAGTTCCGATGCGCTTACGTCAGTTGTGTCTGTTGGCAGTGTTTACGATCGGGGCGACGGCCCACGCTGAAGAGACCTCGAGCAGCGGCAGCTCCACGCCGCTGTCCTTGAGTGCCGGCAGCCAGATCACCGAATTGCAGCAACGCTTGAAAGAAAGCGAAGGGCTACGCGAAGCGCTGAGCAAGCAACTGCAAAGCACGCAGGCTACCCGCGAAAGCGCGCAACTGAGTCGTTTGCGCCAGGAGAACCAACGCCTGGCCCAGCAACTCAAAGAGACACAAGGCGGTGCCTTGACCCGATGGCTGACCGAGCAGCAGCAATGGTTTGTCACCGGCGCGGGCGTCGCCCTGATCGCCTTGCTGTGCGGCATCTTTGCCAGCGGTGGGCACCGTCGTCGTCGACAATGGCTAAATTGAGTGAGTCATGAGCGAGCTGTTACTGATAGATGATGACCAGGAGCTCTGTGAGCTGCTGACCAGTTGGCTGAGCCAGGAAGGTTTCCAGGTACGCGCCTGCCACGACGGCTCCAGTGCCCGCAGGGCCTTGGCCGAAACTGCCCCGGCGGCGGTGGTGCTCGACGTGATGCTGCCCGATGGCAGCGGCCTGGAGTTGCTCAAGCAATTGCGCAACGACCACCCGGAATTGCCGGTGCTGATGCTCTCGGCCCGGGGCGAACCCCTGGACCGCATCCTCGGCCTGGAGCTGGGCGCCGACGATTACCTGGCCAAGCCTTGCGATCCGCGCGAACTCACCGCTCGCTTGCGTGCCGTGCTGCGCCGCAGTCATCCGGCAGCCGTGTCGACCCAACTGGAACTGGGAGACTTGTGCTTCAGCCCGGTGCGCGGCGTGGTCAGCATCGACGCACAGGAATTTACCCTGACCGTCTCCGAAAGCCGCCTGCTCGAAGCCTTGCTGCGCCAGCCCGGCGAACCGCTGGATAAACAGGAGCTGGCGCAAATCGCCCTCGGCCGCAAGTTGACCCTGTACGATCGCAGCCTGGACATGCACGTCAGCAACCTGCGCAAGAAAATCGGCCCACACCCGGACGGCCGGCCGCGGATCGTGGCGCTGCGCAGCCGTGGTTACTACTACGCGCCTTGAGCGATCGTTCCCATGCTCCGCGTGGGAATGCCGCCTGGACGCTCCGCGTCCCGCCTTGCGCTTGGGTGACGCGCAGCGTCACGGGATGCATTCCCACGCAGAGCGTGGGAACGATCAGGGCCGCCGCCTCACCCTTACCAAACCTTTACCCTCCCCTGACCGCCGCTGACCTTGTCCTGGGTAATCTACTCACATCCGGACTCACCGGAATAGAGACAGGAGAATCCCCATGCGCAAGACCCTTATCGCTTTGATGTTCGCCGCTGCACTGCCTACCGTCGCAATGGCCGCCATGCCGGAAGGTCCAGGCCCGATGGGCGGCCCGGAAGGCCATATGATGGGTGGCCCAGGCCACGGTGAACATGGCCCGCGTGGTAAAGGTGGCCCGTTCGCCCAGTTGGATTTGAGCAAGGAACAACGCGAGCAGATTCGCAAGCTGATGGGTGACCAGTGGCACGCTCGCAAAGACCTGACCCAAAAGTACCTGGCCAAACTGCCAGCCGCTGACCAGAAAGCCATGCAGGACGAGATCGCCGCCGGCAAGCAGAAAACCCAGGCCGACATCCGCGCCGTGCTCAAACCCGACCAGCAGAAAAAGTTCGACGAGATCGTCAAGCAGCAAGAGCAGCGTCGTGCCGAATGGAAAGAATTCCAGGCCTGGAAAGCGCAACAACCGCAAAAAGCGCAATAATGCCCTCGCGTTAATGCTCCCAGCCCAGTGGCCCCGCCACTGGGCTTTTCCTATTTGAGGGTTTCCCGTGCGTTCATTGTTCTGGCGCATCCTGGCGAGTTTCTGGCTGGCCATCGCCCTGGTTGCCGGATTGTCGATCCTGCTTGGGCATATGCTGAACCAGGACGCCTGGATTCTCAGCCGTCACCCCGGCCTCAACAACCTGGCGCAAGAGTGGACGCAACTCTACGAAGCCCAAGGCGAAGACGCTGCCCAGGAGTTGCTGCAGCAACGCAAGCGCCAGTATCACATTGACGTGCAAGTGCTGAACGAAGGCGGCGAGCCGGTGGTACGCGGCACGTTCCCACGCCGCGCCGCCGCCTTCGAAGCCCGGCAGAATGACAGCCAGGACGGCCATCTGCCCTGGCGGCGCCTGACCGCCGAGTACACCAGCGAAAAAACCGGCGACACCTACCTGCTGATTTACCGCATCCCGCACCCGGAACTCGACGCCTGGCACCGCAGCAGCCTGTTGTGGCCGTTCAGCGCCCTGGCCATTGCCTTGGTGGTGCTGACCCTGTTCAGCCTGTTGGTGACTTTGTCCATCACCCGTCCGCTGAGCCGACTGCGCGGCGCGGTGCATGACCTGGGCCAAGCCACGTACCAGCAGAACAGCCTGGCGCAATTGGCCAACCGCCGCGATGAATTCGGCGTGCTGGCCACCGATTTCAACCGCATGGGCGCACGCCTGCAAAGCCTGATCGCCAGCCAGCGCCAACTGCTGCGCGACGTCTCCCACGAACTGCGTTCGCCCCTGGCCCGCTTGCGTATCGCCCTGGCCCTGGCCGAGCGCGCCAGCCCCGAAGAACGGGAAAAACTGTGGCCGCGCCTGACCCGCGAGTGTGACCGCCTGGAAGCCCTGATCAGCGAGATCCTGGTACTGGCCCGGGTGGATGCCGACAACGCCAGCGCCGAAGAGGTCGACCTCAACCTGTTGCTCCAGACGCTGCAAAAGGACGCCCAGCTCAGCGCGCCCGAGCAAGCCGTGCAACTGAGCACTGAACCCGATCTGCGCCTCAAAGGCTGGCCGACCATGATCGAACGCGCCGTGGATAACCTGCTGCGCAATGCCCAGCGTTTCAACCCGGCCGGCCAGCCCATCGAGCTGCAGGCACAGCAGCGCGGCGAGCGCATTTTGATCAGTGTGCGCGACCATGGCCCCGGCGTTGAAGCCGAGCACCTGAGTCAACTGGGCGAGCCGTTCTACCGCGCCCCGGGCCAGACAGCGCAAGGTCACGGCCTGGGCCTGGCGATCGCCCGTCGCGCCGCCGAACGCCATGGCGGCAACCTGATCCTGGCCAATCATGCCGACGGCGGCTTTGTCGCCAGTATCGAACTGCCGTTGGTGCCGGGGGTTGTCACACCGGCCTGACGATCTTCTATAGTGGCCCTTCTCTCACGGAGGGCCTTAGATGACTGACCTGCTGACACCCATCCGAGCGGCACTCGATCTACCGCACACCCCGCTGCCTCTGAACGAGCCCGGCGCCCTGCCCTCGGCCTTCGCCGTGACTGACCTGGCCGCCGCCAGCATCGGCGCCGCCGGCCAGGCCGTCGCCGAGCTTATCCGGCAACAGACCGCACGCTTGCCCAGCGTCAGCGTGGACCGCCGCCTCGCCTCATTCTGGTTTGCCTCATCGATTCGCCCGCTGGGTTGGCAGGTGCCCCCGCTGTGGGACCCGATAGCCGGTGACTACGCCAGCACCGACGGCTGGATTCGCTTGCACACCAATGCGCCCCATCACCGCGCAGCGGCCGAACGGGTGCTGGGCAAGGTTACTGAGCGTGCGCAAATGGCGCGTCACGTCGCCAAATGGAACGCCGCCGAACTGGAACAGGCGATTGTCGACGCGGGCGGTTGCGCGGCGCAGATGCGTTCGTGGCACGCCTGGCAAAGTCACCCTCAAGGCTTGGCAGTGAATGCCGAGCCACTGGTACAGCGTCAGGCCTGCGAAACCAGTCGTGACACACCTTGGCTCGGCACAGCGGCCCGCCCACTGGCCGGCATCAAGGTACTGGACTTGACCCGCGTATTGGCCGGCCCCGTTGCCAGTCGTTTTCTCGCGGGTTTGGGTGCGGATGTATTGCGCATCGACTCGCCGACCTGGGACGAGCCAGGCGTGGTGCCGGAAATGACCCTGGGCAAGCGCTGCGCGCGGCTGGATCTGAAAAGCGCCGAAGGCCGACAGGTCTTCGAAGCGTTGCTCAAGGACGCCGATATAGTGTTCCACGGTTACCGCGCCGATGCGTTAGAGCAGTTGGGCTATTCGGCCGACACCCTGCAACGCATCGCGCCGGGCCTTATCGACGTCAGCCTCAACGCCTATGGCTGGAGTGGCCCGTGGCGTAACCGCCGCGGCTTCGACAGCCTGGTGCAGATGAGCAGCGGCATTGCCGATGCGGGCATGGCCTGGAAGCACGCGGATAAACCGCTGCCGTTGCCGGTGCAGGCGCTGGATCACGCCACCGGGTACCTGATGGCCGCCAGTGCGATCCGGGCCTTGACCGAGCGCCTGGCCTGCGGCCGGGGTGAGTCGGCGCGCTTGTCATTGGCACGCACGGCGAAACTGCTGGTGGAGGCAGGGCAAGTGCCGGAGCAACCGCCGCTGCGGGCCGAAGATACGCGTGATCAAGGCCTGGTGGTTGAGCAGACTGCCTGGGGCCAGGCGCATCGCTTGTTGGCGCCGCTGAGCATCAGCGGCGCGCCACTGCAGTGGGATTTGCCCGCCGGAGAGCTGGGGGCGCATCGGCCTCAGTGGTGACTTGAAGCCGCCATCGGGGGCAAGCCCCCTCCCACATTTGAACTGTGAATGCATTCAAAGTGTGGGAGGGGGCTTGCCCCCGATTAGGCCCTCACAACGACAACACCCCGCTATACAGCCCATAGGCCGCCAAGCCGGCCCCTGCAACCACGCAGCCGAAAATGCCTTTTTCCACAACGGTGAACAACGGCTGGCCCTGTTCGCGCTTGGCCTGGGCGAACAGGATCACCCCGGGCGCATACAACAGCGCCGACAGCAGCAGGTATTTCAGGCCGCCTGCATACAGCAGCCATACGGCGTAAACCAGGGCAATCAGGCCCACCAGCAAGTCCTTCAGGCGTCGACGCGGGGCGCCTTCGTAGGTTTCGCCACGCCCGCTCAACAGCACCGCATAGGCCGCCGACCACAGGTAGGGCACCAGAATCATCGACGAGGCGAGGTAAATCAGGGTGGTGTAGGTGCTGGCGGAAAACAGCGTGATCACCAGGAACGCCTGGATCATCAGGTTGGTCAGCCACAGGGCGTTGACTGGCACCTGGTTGGCGTTTTCCTTCTTCAGGAATGCCGGCATGGTCTTGTCCTGGGCGGTGGCGTAGAGGATTTCCGCACACAGCAACGCCCAGGACAACAGCGCGCCCAGCAGCGACACCGCCAGGCCGAGGCTGATCAATATCGCCCCCCAGCGCCCGACGATATGCTCCAGCACCCCGGCCAGGGAGGGGTTTTGCAATTGCGCCAGTTCCGGCTGGCTCATGATCCCCAGAGACAGCACATTCACCAGCACCAGCAGCGCGAGTACGCCGAGAAAACCGATCACGGTGGCCCGGCCCACGTCCGCGCGCTTCTCGGCCCGCGCCGAGTAAACGCTGGCACCTTCGATGCCGATAAACACAAACACCGTGACCAGCATCATGTGGCGCACCTGGTCCGTCACACTGCCCATTTGCGGGTTGCCCAGGCCCCAGATATCGCGGCTGAAGATATCCGCCTTGAACGCCACGGCGGCAATCACGATAAACATCAGCAGCGGCACGATCTTCGCCACGGTGGTCACCAGGTTGATGAACGCCGCTTCCTTGATCCCGCGCATCACCAGAAAATGCACAGCCCACAGCAACAGCGACGCACAGCCGATGGCCAGCGGCGTGTTGCCCTCGCCAAACGCCGGAAAAAAGTAGCCAAGGGTGCTGAACAGCAGCACGAAGTAACCCACATTGC carries:
- a CDS encoding leucyl aminopeptidase — translated: MDKARAVEHFLYYLAHHPALQGLSRPTVLLGHTERYDAIAQAITQGSAARFNFQVQRLDLSASESLAQAIEACDLYLFLYDSSTLPNPRAEGPDFIRALHGVMAEHWKKSLLFKDYGDYFYDTFSVEPQRIADLNATLIRRMSEASVLSFTDKHGSRLEAPMSSIKKWTNINGVGNHDLAPGEIATHSEAINGQVRFVGTFLSTIPFARKYGVLESPLELWIENSTICSVASEVPGLADDFNKYLNANPSNRRVEELGIGTNEGVKDLYARNAGFEERHCGLHLGLGGGQKGSHHLDLIFASGVLALDDKPVFDGTFAF
- the rluB gene encoding 23S rRNA pseudouridine(2605) synthase RluB → MNDKDQNDSQEIGPAGEKLQKVLARIGVGSRRDVEAWITQKRIKVNGVEATLGQRVDLHDAITIDGKVIKREEAAESVRRVIMYNKPDGEICTRDDPEGRPTVFDKMPKPKEGRWINIGRLDINTTGLLMFTTDGELANRLMHPSYEMDREYAVRVRGEVDDEMIERLKAGVVLEDGPAKFTDIKQAPGGEGFNHWYHCVVMEGRNREVRRLWESQGLVVSRLKRVRFGPVFLNSDLPMGRWREMSQYEVDILSAEVGLTPVAMPQMNAKSKDKLERMQRKSSRPVARTERVARTVRPALNAPATGGRISREPQIEGERRPTAPSRQEGERAPRTPRPAPTGGRSNRGEAERPADNASTKRPAKPAANKRPGPKLVADEPSGKRRGAPAGSGQRPGFGRKKPQ
- a CDS encoding DUF1289 domain-containing protein, yielding MTSTKDPCISICKFNDDICVGCGRSKREIRAWKKLDKVDKRTVLAEAELRLLALGATGRRKSK
- the scpB gene encoding SMC-Scp complex subunit ScpB, which codes for MNLTEPRELAPLLEAFLLASGKPQSLERLFELFEEAERPEPPVFKKALEILRKSCDGRAFELREVASGYRLQIREKFSPWVGRLWEERPQRYSRAMLETMALIAYRQPITRGEIEDVRGVAVNSHIVKTLLEREWIRIVGYRDVPGKPAMFATTKVFLDHFNLKNLDDLPPLAELREMEAEPVLDFDDAPVPASLQELADASAEPEEPKDETSFHTLLLELDDMEQGIKTDFDDVLRDGAVEPEIQVNVEPEPDVEADILGVADAREKLLAAVAALEQPPLSDEEDEARALAEAIENERRQFED
- a CDS encoding ScpA family protein, translated to MEVFLEAFEGPLDLLLYLIRKQNINILDIPVAEITRQYMGYVELMQSVRLELAAEYLVMAAMLAEIKSRMLLPRAETVEAEEDDPRAELIRRLQEYERFKAAAEGIDGLSRVGRDVVVPKLDAPEARARKLLPDVSLEELLMSMAEVLRRGDMFESHQVSREALSTRERMSDVLERLKGGGFVPFVELFTAEEGRLGVVVTFMAILELVKESLVELVQNEPFAAIHVRARAE
- a CDS encoding L-threonylcarbamoyladenylate synthase; the encoded protein is MSQFFQIHPENPQARLIKQAVEIIRAGGVVIYPTDSSYAIGCQIGDKGAVERVRRLRQLDDKHNFALICSDLSQLGLFAKVDTGTFRLLKAHTPGPYTFILNATREVPRLLLHPKKRTIGLRVPEHPIALALLAELGEPLMSVSLILPGETEPLYDPYEMRRLLEKHVDLIIDGGYGGNKASTVINLADGEPQVVRVGCGDPTPFMVEA
- a CDS encoding PHP domain-containing protein — protein: MNVDLHCHSTASDGALAPAVLVARAFEKGVRVLALTDHDTLEGLDEARTAAQALGMQLVNGVELSCTWGGATIHVLGYGFEQNAPALVAAIARLHDGRWLRSEEISRKLSLKGMPGALDGARAIQQALGDSGNAPARPHFADWMVQAGFVKDRAEAFRKWLGAGKLGDVKQHWPTLEDTVQTLRAAGAWVSLAHPWHYDFTRSKRRKLISDYIGAGGHAIEVVNGHQPADQVGSLAILAREFGLLVSAGSDFHGPGGWSEIGEYRQVPQDLPLLWGRFKHDPIIATV
- a CDS encoding septation protein A, giving the protein MKQFIDFIPLLLFFIVTKLDPRVIDIAGHELSFGGIYSATAVLIISSIVVYGAIFISQRKLEKSQWLTLIACLVFGGLTLAFHSETFLKWKAPVVNWLFALVFIGSHFIGDRLLIKRIMGHALTLPDPIWVRLNVAWIVFFIFCGAANLFVAFTFQEYWVDFKVFGSLAMTLLFLVGQGIYLSRHLHDSAATTPKTED
- a CDS encoding YciI family protein, translating into MLYAIIATDVANSLEKRLSVRPAHVERLKQLQTEGRIVLAGPHPATDSNEPGEAGFTGSLIVAEFASLADAQAWAKADPYVAAGVYADVVIKPFKQVLP
- a CDS encoding translation initiation factor 2, with translation MRLRQLCLLAVFTIGATAHAEETSSSGSSTPLSLSAGSQITELQQRLKESEGLREALSKQLQSTQATRESAQLSRLRQENQRLAQQLKETQGGALTRWLTEQQQWFVTGAGVALIALLCGIFASGGHRRRRQWLN
- a CDS encoding response regulator transcription factor, coding for MSELLLIDDDQELCELLTSWLSQEGFQVRACHDGSSARRALAETAPAAVVLDVMLPDGSGLELLKQLRNDHPELPVLMLSARGEPLDRILGLELGADDYLAKPCDPRELTARLRAVLRRSHPAAVSTQLELGDLCFSPVRGVVSIDAQEFTLTVSESRLLEALLRQPGEPLDKQELAQIALGRKLTLYDRSLDMHVSNLRKKIGPHPDGRPRIVALRSRGYYYAP
- a CDS encoding LTXXQ domain protein; protein product: MRKTLIALMFAAALPTVAMAAMPEGPGPMGGPEGHMMGGPGHGEHGPRGKGGPFAQLDLSKEQREQIRKLMGDQWHARKDLTQKYLAKLPAADQKAMQDEIAAGKQKTQADIRAVLKPDQQKKFDEIVKQQEQRRAEWKEFQAWKAQQPQKAQ